One window from the genome of Desulfurella sp. encodes:
- a CDS encoding LysE family transporter yields MHDIKFILSLIAIYIMGYFTAIPVGATQIEIAKRSFANLTSASLMIVLGSAMSDTMYGFIAFFGIAPFLKSETVMSIFWLLASIILFVLGIHTLINYKKTFSVSAQSDIIKNLKVSFVTGFSLAVTNPMMIFWWLAVYQIQKDIGLINGYTTLDKVCFLFAGGFGIASYLVTLTFVLKWAKKFLSEKIEKRINIGLGIALLVFGLYFLVRSLRVLI; encoded by the coding sequence ATGCATGATATAAAATTTATATTATCTTTGATTGCTATCTATATAATGGGTTATTTTACAGCAATACCAGTTGGGGCTACACAAATAGAGATTGCAAAACGTTCCTTTGCAAATTTAACAAGCGCAAGTTTGATGATTGTACTTGGTTCTGCAATGTCTGATACAATGTATGGTTTTATAGCATTCTTTGGTATTGCACCTTTTTTGAAAAGTGAAACTGTAATGTCTATTTTTTGGCTTTTGGCAAGTATTATTTTGTTTGTGCTTGGTATACATACATTGATAAATTATAAAAAAACATTTTCCGTTTCGGCACAAAGCGATATAATAAAAAATCTGAAAGTTTCTTTTGTCACAGGCTTTTCTTTAGCTGTTACAAACCCTATGATGATATTCTGGTGGCTTGCAGTTTACCAGATACAAAAAGATATTGGTTTAATTAATGGTTATACAACTTTAGACAAAGTATGTTTTTTGTTTGCAGGTGGTTTTGGTATTGCTAGTTATCTTGTTACTTTAACGTTTGTGCTTAAATGGGCAAAAAAATTTCTTTCTGAAAAAATAGAAAAACGCATTAATATAGGCCTTGGTATTGCTTTGTTGGTGTTTGGATTGTATTTTTTGGTTAGATCGCTTCGTGTATTAATTTAG